Genomic DNA from Desulfuromonas versatilis:
GGCCAGTTTCAACTGCTGCCCGGCAGTCTCGAGGGTATTATCCAGGGCGAACGCCTGGCTGAAAGCCGCAGCGGCGCTGCGGTAATCATCCTGGTCCAGGTATTTTCGCCCCTTTTTTAGATACTCGGTAGCGGCCTGGCTGCGGGCCATGCGCAGCCGGCTGCGGTACTCGTTATTGTCCGGGTTCTGCGAAACCGCGAGCATCAGCTGGGCGACGGCTTCGTCGTACTTCCCCTCCTGGAGCAGCTGTTCCCCGTTTATAAAGGCATGGTTGGCGGCACACCCTCCAAGCATCACCACCAAGGCCATCATCGAAAGAAATCGACTGATTCTCTTAAAATTCATCTGCTTCCCCATTTCCTGCAGAGCGCATTTCACGAAAGCGAAAAAAAATCCCCCTGGTACCAACCCCAGAAAGGGTTCCCTCCTGGCCATGGACCGCGCCATCATTCCCCATATGGTTTCACCACCGGGCTGGCCGGCAACGGCTGCAGAATACCCGACGAGCCGTTCTCCTGCTGCGGCGCGGGTACCGGCGGCGGCATGATCGGCGTCGGCAACGGCGTGGGCGTGGCGGCCGGGGCCTGGGTCTGGTCGGCAGGCGACACCGGCTCCGGCGGCTGGCCGAAGGCCTCTTCCGTTTGCTGATATTCCTCGGGCGCCTCGGCACCGCCCGCGGGTGCAGGAGATGGGACCGGTGCAAACGAGCGCCCCCCCGGAACCCGGGGCGCGGCCACCCCGCCGCCGCGCGGAGCCTTGAAGGAGGTCGGACCCGTCGTCTCCTCCTTCAACGCCACGGTAATCACACCCGTCACTCCTTGCTGCTCGATGGTCAGGGCTTCGCTGGAGATGCCGGTAACCAGAAACTCGCTTTTGCCGCCGAACCTGGTCCCCTCGCGCACCACGAACAATTCATTTTGCTGGGACAGGAAAACGGTCTTCACCCCCTCCTTCTCCAGGTAGCCGAGATAATCGAAGCGGGCCAGTTGCCGGGGCGCCGCGACCGGCACCGAGGGGACCACAGGCCGCGGCGGCGCCGGGGCCGGCGGCCGGATTGCCTGAGGTGGCGGCGGTGGGGGTGGCGGAGGAGGGACGTCCCAGGCGTTGAAAATGTCCCGACGAGGCTCGCCGAAGGCGAGGATCTCCCGATCAAGCAGGTCAAGACGCAGCCCATCGGGGGCCTGGGAACCGGGAGCAGGCGTTCCGGGGGTGCCGGAGCGGGGCTGCTCGGCCGCACCGGTTGCCGCCACGCGCTGCTGGCGCGGGGTTGCCCAAAAGGCATAGACGAGGGCCAGCACAAGGATGCCGACAAGTGTGGCCAGTACCAGACGCTGCCGTTTCATTCGATTTCCATCCTGAATACCGTCGACAGCATGAGCCGCAGACTGACCCGGCCCTGGCCGGGCTCACCGGCACCGCTCAGGGTGATTTTCTCGATGGCTATCAGCCGGGTCGACTGCTCGAGCAGGTAGGCGAACTGTTTGACCTGCCGATAGGTCCCGGTGACGGCGAAGGTCAGTCCATAACGCAGCAGTCGCTCCTCGGTGATTTCCTTTGGATCGTAGTTGACCTGATCGATGGTCAGCCCGGCCTGTTGGGCCAGGGCGAAAAGCTCGTTGATCAGGGAGGTGAAATCGGAGCGCGGCGGAACCCGCTCGCGAAACGCCGCGAGGTCCTGCTGCCCCTGATGAAAGGCCGCCAGGGGCGTCCCCGCGGACGCCTGCTCCTGCTGGCTCTTGCGGGAGAGCGCCTGGGCCTCGATGAA
This window encodes:
- the pilO gene encoding type 4a pilus biogenesis protein PilO, with protein sequence MARETIFQALWRLNKLWPSVLAGLLVLNLLVFTGLNQWVRPELESLEREFIEAQALSRKSQQEQASAGTPLAAFHQGQQDLAAFRERVPPRSDFTSLINELFALAQQAGLTIDQVNYDPKEITEERLLRYGLTFAVTGTYRQVKQFAYLLEQSTRLIAIEKITLSGAGEPGQGRVSLRLMLSTVFRMEIE